One Perca flavescens isolate YP-PL-M2 chromosome 14, PFLA_1.0, whole genome shotgun sequence genomic window carries:
- the LOC114568605 gene encoding LOW QUALITY PROTEIN: teashirt homolog 1-like (The sequence of the model RefSeq protein was modified relative to this genomic sequence to represent the inferred CDS: deleted 1 base in 1 codon) codes for MPRRKQQAPRRSAAYGPEDDFKADKIDEEEHLQDDGLSLDGQDADYLFNDDEDAGDRYSCQNSPLSNGTNPDAGYASPLSTTSDHLADLKTTSSFNDQDKVEEKLGESTESINGLSLQDSLAKMKSVYANLISDASWSSIALDMLKSKQSKNYAANNDNGSNHKESNGFLNSHSPGNIHLKSRCSTSNASATTNITISSTSTRAVSSNSNSGSSVSSGSTGGLSYDWHQAALAKTLQHTPYQLLPEASLFSTVQLYRQNNKLYGPVFTGASKFRCKDCSGAYDTLVGLTVHMNETGHYRDDNKDTEDDRSKRWSKPRKRSLLEMEGKEDAQKVLKCMYCGHSFESLQDLSVHMIKTKHYQKVPLKEPMPALTSKLVPPTKKRAFQDLMSPSSPESVSSGILLGESPKDQKVANPYVTPNNRYGYQNGASYTWQFEARKAQILKCMECGSSHDTLQQLTAHMMVTGHFLKVTNSASKKGKQLVFDPVIEEKFQSIPLPPTTTRLPAPNGKSQPDSPLQPTSPEEKKEETNDEEAEEEKMDVMEPEKKIKEEKEDPPEKADKPRKARSYQYLREEDLDEAPKGGLDILKSLENTVSSAISKAQTGTPTWGGYPSIHAAYQLHGSLKSALPSCAQVQPLFSSNSLKLLSSDLGTLIHSPNSPSPPPSHKSNVLAMEELVEKVTGKTSIKIEKEEKPLQSKCRSAKSPLPNPKDKHASPNPENRSKAVTNTAVKDESRGKEGEQTESKGETPIKSEVDSPKKPVSNGCNNLSIITDHSPEQPLVNPLSALQSIMNNHLGKATKAATPFVDPFAMLYKINSNSAQTKSADPVSQYYDDDDDDQPMDLTKSKNTNGSTPKGTSTTNNNGSINNSKPAFKDFSQSSSPPLRENALMDISDMVKNLTGRLTPKSTTPSSVSEKSDIDGCTFEDSLEELSPIQRRKGRQSNWNPQHLLILQAQFVSSLRETPEGKFVISDLGPQERVHICKFTGLSMTTISHWLANVKYQLKRTGGTKFLKNIDSGQPLFLCNDCASQFRTPSSYIHHLESHLGFTLKDLSKLSIDLIEQQAVNRIEDKTFSSSGLTEEDTGSIYQCKLCNRTFVSKHAIKLHLCKTHGKSPEDHLIFVKKLERFDKQ; via the exons cTTATGGACCGGAAGACGATTTTAAAGCGGATAAGATTGATGAAGAGGAACATCTGCAAGATGATGGCCTTTCTCTGGATGGTCAAGATGCAGACTATCTTTTCAATGATGACGAGGATGCAGGAGATCGTTACAGCTGCCAAAACTCTCCACTCAGCAATGGCACCAACCCAGACGCTGGGTACGCCTCTCCGCTCAGCACCACCAGTGATCATCTGGCCGACCTTAAGACCACGTCCTCCTTTAATGATCAGGACAAGGTAGAGGAGAAGCTAGGGGAGAGCACAGAGTCCATCAATGGCCTCTCACTACAGGACAGTCTGGCAAAAATGAAATCTGTCTATGCAAACCTGATCTCTGATGCCTCCTGGTCCAGTATTGCTCTGGACATGCTTAAaagtaaacaaagtaaaaatTACGCAGCTAACAACGACAATGGGAGCAATCACAAAGAGAGCAATGGGTTCCTTAACAGTCACAGCCCAGGCAACATCCATCTGAAGAGCAGATGTAGTACTAGCAATGCCTCAGCCACTACTAATATTACCATCAGCAGTACCAGTACCAGAGCAGTGTCAAGCAACAGCAACAGTGGCTCCAGTGTAAGCTCTGGAAGCACAGGAGGATTATCTTATGATTGGCACCAGGCAGCATTGGCCAAAACCCTACAGCATACCCCATACCAGCTCCTTCCTGAAGCAAGCCTTTTCAGCACTGTGCAGCTTTACAGGCAAAACAATAAGCTCTATGGCCCTGTCTTTACAGGTGCCAGCAAGTTCAGGTGCAAGGACTGTAGTGGTGCATATGACACTTTGGTTGGCCTGACGGTGCACATGAACGAGACGGGCCACTACCGTGATGACAATAAAGATACTGAGGATGATCGAAGCAAGAGGTGGTCCAAGCCACGAAAGCGTTCTCTGCTAGAGATGGAAGGCAAAGAAGATGCCCAGAAAGTTCTTAAATGCATGTACTGTGGCCACTCTTTTGAATCCTTGCAAGACCTTAGTGTTCACATGATCAAAACTAAACACTATCAGAAAGTGCCTCTAAAAGAACCAATGCCAGCCCTTACCTCAAAGCTGGTACCCCCAACCAAAAAAAGAGCATTTCAAGACTTGATGTCCCCGAGCTCGCCAGAGTCTGTTTCATCTGGCATACTCCTGGGAGAGTCTCCCAAAGACCAAAAAGTGGCCAATCCTTATGTCACTCCAAACAATCGATACGGTTACCAAAACGGTGCCAGTTATACTTGGCAGTTTGAGGCACGCAAGGCACAAATTCTCAAATGCATGGAATGTGGCAGTTCACATGACACCTTGCAACAACTGACAGCCCATATGATGGTCACAGGGCACTTTCTCAAAGTAACCAATTCAGCCTCTAAAAAGGGTAAGCAGTTAGTTTTTGATCCTGTCATTGAGGAGAAATTTCAGTCAATTCCTCTTCCACCGACTACGACAAGACTACCAGCACCCAATGGGAAGTCACAGCCTGATTCCCCATTGCAGCCAACTAGCCCTGAGGAGAAAAAA GAAGAAACAAATGATgaagaggcagaggaggaaaaaATGGACGTGATGGAaccagagaaaaaaataaaagaagagaaagaagatcCTCCTGAAAAAGCTGATAAACCTAGAAAGGCCAGATCTTACCAATATCTAAGAGAAGAAGACTTGGATGAGGCACCTAAAGGTGGCTTGGACATCCTAAAATCTTTAGAGAATACAGTTTCAAGTGCAATCAGCAAGGCCCAAACAGGCACACCAACCTGGGGTGGATACCCCAGCATTCATGCCGCCTATCAGCTCCATGGATCCTTGAAGTCTGCTTTGCCATCATGTGCACAAGTTCAACCTTTGTTCAGCAGCAACAGTTTAAAGTTACTGTCCTCTGATTTAGGCACTCTGATCCATTCACCAAATAGCccctctccacctcccagtCACAAGAGCAATGTGCTGGCCATGGAGGAGCTAGTTGAGAAAGTGACAGGAAAAACTTCTATAAAGattgaaaaagaggaaaaacctTTACAGAGTAAGTGCAGGTCTGCGAAGTCGCCATTGCCAAATCCTAAGGACAAACATGCTTCACCCAATCCAGAAAACCGCTCAAAAGCAGTGACAAATACTGCAGTAAAGGACGAGAGTCGAGGCAAAGAAGGAGAGCAGACAGAAAGTAAAGGAGAGACCCCAATAAAGAGTGAAGTTGATTCACCAAAAAAGCCTGTAAGCAACGGCTGCAATAACCTGAGCATCATCACTGATCACTCACCTGAACAACCACTTGTCAACCCTCTCAGTGCTTTGCAGTCTATCATGAACAACCACTTGGGGAAAGCTACAAAAGCGGCTACCCCCTTCGTAGACCCCTTTGCAATGCTTTATAAGATCAACAGCAACTCTGCTCAGACTAAGTCAGCAGACCCTGTGAGTCAGTactatgatgatgatgatgatgatcagcCCATGGACTTGACAAAATCCAAAAACACCAATGGAAGTACACCTAAGGGTACTTCtacaacaaacaacaatggCAGCATAAACAACAGCAAACCAGCCTTCAAAGATTTCTCACAGTCTTCATCTCCACCTCTACGGGAGAATGCTTTGATGGATATTTCAGACATGGTAAAAAATCTGACGGGCCGTTTAACACCAAAGTCTACGACCCCTTCTTCCGTCTCTGAGAAATCAGACATTGATGGCTGTACTTTTGAGGACAGCTTGGAGGAGCTGTCTCCCATCCAAAGACGGAAAGGCCGACAGTCGAACTGGAATCCACAGCACCTCCTGATTCTCCAGGCCCAGTTTGTCTCTAGTCTTAGGGAGACTCCTGAGGGAAAGTTTGTTATCAGTGACTTGGGACCCCAGGAACGAGTCCACATCTGTAAATTCACTGGTCTCTCAATGACTACTATCTCACATTGGCTGGCCAATGTTAAATACCAGTTAAAGCGGACAGGTGGCACAAAGTTCCTAAAAAATATTGACTCTGGCCAACCTCTGTTTTTGTGCAATGACTGTGCTTCCCAGTTCAGGACTCCTTCCTCCTACATTCACCATTTGGAGTCCCACCTTGGGTTTAC